One genomic window of Cygnus olor isolate bCygOlo1 chromosome 3, bCygOlo1.pri.v2, whole genome shotgun sequence includes the following:
- the TMEM30A gene encoding cell cycle control protein 50A, protein MAVNYSAKEEADGHPAAGGGAPGGSGAPGAGGGGGGGGGGGAVKSRKPDNTAFKQQRLPAWQPILTAGTVLPAFFVIGLIFIPIGIGIFVTSNNIREYEIDYTGTDPSSPCNKCLNVSWDSTPPCTCTINFTLEHSFESNVFMYYGLSNFYQNHRRYVKSRDDSQLNGDNSSLLNPSKECEPYRTNEDKPIAPCGAIANSMFNDTLELYRIDNDTRTPITLIKKGIAWWTDKNVKFRNPTGDGNNLTALFQGTTKPVNWPKPVYMLDSELDNNGFINEDFIVWMRTAALPTFRKLYRLIERKNNLQPTLQAGKYSLEITYNYPVYSFDGRKRMILSTISWMGGKNPFLGIAYITVGSICFFLGVVLLIIHHKYGNRNTSADIPN, encoded by the exons ATGGCGGTGAACTACAGCGCCAAGGAGGAGGCGGACGGGCACCctgcggccggcggcggggcgccggggggcagcggggcgccgggggcaggcggaggagggggaggaggaggcggcggcggggcggtgAAGAGCCGCAAGCCGGACAACACGGCGTTCAAGCAGCAGCGCCTGCCCGCTTGGCAGCCCATCCTGACGGCGGGCACCGTACTGCCGGCCTTCTTCGTCATCGGGCTCATCTTCATCCCCATCGGCATCGGCATCTTCGTCACCTCCAACAACATCCGCGAGTACGAG attGATTATACAGGAACAGACCCTTCCAGTCCCTGcaacaaatgtttaaatgtttcctgGGATAGCACACCACCTTGTACTTGCACCATCAATTTTACCCTGGAACATTCATTTGAG AGTAATGTGTTCATGTATTATGGACTCTCCAACTTCTACCAAAATCATCGTCGCTATGTGAAATCTCGAGACGACAGCCAACTAAATGGAGATAACAGTTCACTACTT AATCCAAGTAAGGAATGTGAGCCTTACCGCACGAATGAGGACAAACCCATTGCTCCCTGTGGGGCTATTGCCAACAGTATGTTCAATG ATACCTTGGAATTATACCGCATTGATAATGACACAAGGACTCCTATTACCTTAATTAAAAAAGGCATTGCATGGTGGacagataaaaatgtaaagttcAGGAATCCTACAGGAGATGGGAATAACTTAACTGCACTTTTCCAAG gCACGACGAAGCCTGTAAACTGGCCCAAGCCAGTGTATATGCTGGACTCAGAGCTTGACAACAATGGCTTTATCAATGAAGACTTTATTGTGTGGATGCGTACTGCTGCTCTGCCAACTTTTCGCAAGCTGTATCGTCTCATTGAAAGGAAGAATAACTTACAGCCTACCTTGCAGGCTGGAAAATACTCTTTGGAAATCACATACA ATTATCCTGTATACAGTTTTGATGGACGGAAAAGGATGATCCTAAGCACCATCTCATGGATGGGAGGCAAAAACCCCTTTCTGGGAATTGCGTACATCACTGTTGGGTCCATATGTTTCTTCTTAGGAGTTGTATTGCTGATCATCCATCACAAATATGGAAATAGAAACACTAGTGCAGACATTCCCAATTAA